The following are from one region of the Hymenobacter sp. YIM 151858-1 genome:
- a CDS encoding molybdenum cofactor biosynthesis protein MoaE → MLIQLTDQPIDVAAVLQAVQADGAGAVNSFIGTIRNQSTGRRVVRLHYEAYDAMAVHQLRRVAEQAQERWPMLQQVAVVHRKGTLGIGDVAVVVAVSTPHRAESFAACQYIIDTLKEVVPIWKKEEYEDGTVWVAAHP, encoded by the coding sequence ATGCTCATTCAGCTCACCGACCAGCCCATTGATGTTGCGGCCGTACTGCAGGCCGTGCAGGCCGATGGCGCGGGTGCGGTAAATTCCTTTATCGGCACCATTCGTAACCAAAGCACCGGCCGGCGCGTGGTGCGCCTGCACTACGAGGCCTACGATGCCATGGCCGTGCACCAGCTGCGGCGCGTAGCCGAGCAAGCCCAGGAGCGTTGGCCCATGCTGCAGCAAGTAGCCGTGGTGCACCGCAAAGGCACCCTCGGAATCGGCGACGTGGCCGTGGTAGTTGCCGTGTCAACACCGCACCGCGCCGAGTCGTTTGCCGCTTGCCAGTACATCATCGACACGCTGAAAGAAGTAGTGCCGATCTGGAAAAAGGAAGAGTACGAAGATGGTACGGTGTGGGTGGCGGCGCATCCCTAG
- a CDS encoding MoaD/ThiS family protein has translation MTLSIALFGITREIVGAPTLEVALAPGQSVQQLLDQLRQTYPALGQLRSLAVAVNNEYAPADAPLHERDEIALIPPVSGG, from the coding sequence ATGACATTATCCATTGCCCTGTTCGGCATTACCCGCGAAATCGTTGGCGCCCCCACGCTGGAGGTGGCCCTGGCGCCGGGCCAATCGGTGCAGCAATTGCTTGATCAGCTGCGCCAAACTTACCCGGCCCTGGGCCAGTTGCGCAGCCTGGCCGTAGCCGTAAACAACGAGTACGCCCCCGCCGATGCCCCGCTGCACGAGCGCGACGAAATAGCCCTGATTCCGCCCGTGAGCGGCGGCTAG